A window of Myxococcales bacterium contains these coding sequences:
- a CDS encoding PQQ-like beta-propeller repeat protein: MWILAHTALVAADRENPARRAEIFPCEEGGARTFTRAHAVGDGRFYAVVEGDDGQEVWAVDPDGTCAWAATLPEDAWGPELLASGGRLLVQRGAGIVALDARSGTRLWASTLAGPDARACAALASEGLLVVVADDVERLVLLDSATGEVRSTTPCPDAWQIADAGGGKVLLGGDGGLHLVDIAREGPPLWTDPRATPPFALDGRGHVLVHRDVRKESARQHRATLSAIDLRTGASVWETRVDLFPRMPIVVGDRVFLQGNRELVALSLVDGALTPECPAHAALGGGRDRLYAWTGPVGHAAVTTIS, translated from the coding sequence GTGTGGATCCTCGCGCACACGGCGCTCGTCGCCGCCGACCGCGAGAACCCCGCACGGCGCGCAGAGATCTTCCCCTGCGAGGAGGGGGGAGCGCGAACCTTCACGCGCGCGCACGCCGTAGGCGACGGGCGCTTCTACGCCGTGGTCGAAGGCGACGACGGCCAGGAGGTGTGGGCCGTGGATCCCGACGGAACCTGCGCGTGGGCCGCGACGCTCCCAGAAGACGCTTGGGGCCCCGAGCTCCTCGCGAGTGGCGGGCGTCTCCTCGTGCAGCGAGGCGCTGGCATCGTCGCCCTCGACGCACGATCCGGGACGCGACTGTGGGCGAGCACGCTGGCGGGCCCCGACGCGCGCGCCTGCGCGGCTTTGGCGTCCGAAGGGCTCTTGGTCGTGGTCGCCGACGATGTGGAGCGCCTCGTGCTCCTCGACTCGGCGACCGGAGAGGTACGGTCCACCACGCCGTGCCCCGATGCATGGCAGATCGCAGACGCGGGCGGAGGTAAGGTCCTCCTCGGTGGTGACGGAGGTCTGCACCTCGTAGACATCGCGCGCGAGGGCCCCCCCCTTTGGACCGACCCGCGCGCCACGCCCCCCTTCGCGCTCGACGGCCGGGGCCACGTGCTCGTGCATCGTGATGTAAGGAAGGAGAGCGCACGCCAGCATCGTGCGACGCTGTCAGCCATCGATCTGCGCACAGGCGCCTCGGTGTGGGAAACCCGCGTCGATCTCTTCCCAAGGATGCCGATCGTGGTTGGGGACCGCGTGTTCCTCCAAGGCAACCGCGAGCTCGTCGCGCTGTCCCTCGTCGACGGAGCACTGACCCCCGAATGCCCCGCCCACGCCGCACTTGGCGGGGGCCGCGATCGCCTCTACGCGTGGACCGGTCCGGTGGGCCATGCTGCGGTGACGACGATCTCGTGA
- the nudC gene encoding NAD(+) diphosphatase, translating into MAFLPDATFTNRYEKRTWLVVHERGLVARREAGQLAFPTDSELELFGARMDDAHRLGTLDETDALALPATGHLPEPFEALGLRALAALLSPEMFGVVGRAMHTCDWLSTNRFCGRCGTPTTRSATERCVECPSCRLRVFPRISPAIITLVRKGDLALLARNAAFPGAFYSTLAGFADIGESLEETLVREVEEEVSVKVKNVRYFGSQPWPFPNSLMVGFTADWASGEIAIDPKEIADAQWFSADALPEIPPRLSIARRLIDAWVAEVLGPGALAGR; encoded by the coding sequence ATGGCCTTCCTTCCCGACGCGACCTTCACCAACCGGTACGAGAAGCGCACCTGGCTCGTGGTCCACGAGCGAGGGCTCGTCGCGAGGCGCGAGGCCGGGCAGCTCGCGTTCCCCACCGACTCCGAGCTCGAGCTCTTCGGTGCGCGCATGGACGACGCCCACCGCCTCGGCACCCTCGACGAGACCGACGCTCTCGCGTTGCCTGCCACAGGGCACCTCCCCGAGCCGTTCGAGGCGCTCGGCCTTCGTGCGCTCGCGGCGTTGCTGAGCCCGGAAATGTTCGGGGTCGTCGGCCGTGCGATGCACACGTGCGACTGGCTCTCGACGAACCGCTTCTGCGGCCGCTGCGGGACCCCCACGACGCGCAGCGCGACGGAACGGTGCGTGGAGTGCCCCTCCTGCCGGCTGCGGGTTTTTCCGCGAATTAGCCCCGCGATCATCACCCTCGTACGCAAAGGCGACTTGGCGCTCCTCGCGCGGAACGCGGCGTTCCCGGGCGCGTTCTACAGCACCCTCGCGGGCTTCGCCGACATCGGCGAGTCGCTCGAGGAGACCCTCGTCCGCGAAGTGGAAGAAGAGGTCTCGGTGAAGGTGAAGAACGTGCGGTACTTCGGGAGCCAGCCGTGGCCCTTCCCGAACTCGCTCATGGTGGGGTTCACCGCCGACTGGGCTTCCGGGGAGATCGCGATCGACCCGAAGGAGATCGCCGACGCCCAGTGGTTCTCGGCCGATGCGCTCCCCGAGATCCCGCCCCGCCTCAGCATCGCGCGGCGCCTGATCGACGCGTGGGTGGCCGAGGTGCTCGGCCCGGGAGCCCTCGCAGGCCGCTGA
- a CDS encoding N-acetyltransferase: MIAVRRAVLDDVPAMLGFANWAAEHTVANLATAPEPLSEWSEAFASTEERYPWILATDAQGKPLGFAKAGPHKARGAYAWSADVTVYVAPEAHGRGVGTRLYEVLVPTLRAQGYALLVAGITLPNVASEKLHARFGFERCGTFHRVGFKNGKWHDVGYWELAVRPGTLAPGPIVPAKTALHAAGIG, translated from the coding sequence ATGATTGCCGTTCGAAGGGCGGTTTTGGACGACGTCCCCGCGATGCTCGGGTTCGCCAACTGGGCCGCGGAGCACACGGTCGCGAACCTCGCCACCGCGCCGGAGCCGCTCTCGGAGTGGAGCGAGGCGTTCGCGAGCACCGAGGAACGTTACCCTTGGATTTTGGCCACCGACGCGCAGGGGAAGCCCCTCGGCTTCGCCAAAGCGGGGCCGCACAAAGCGCGCGGCGCGTACGCCTGGTCGGCCGACGTCACGGTCTACGTCGCCCCCGAGGCGCACGGCCGAGGCGTGGGCACGCGGCTCTACGAGGTGCTGGTGCCCACGCTGCGCGCTCAGGGGTACGCGCTGCTCGTCGCCGGGATCACCCTGCCGAACGTCGCGAGCGAGAAGCTGCACGCGCGCTTCGGGTTCGAGCGGTGCGGGACCTTCCACCGCGTCGGCTTCAAGAACGGGAAGTGGCACGACGTGGGGTACTGGGAGCTCGCCGTTCGCCCGGGCACCCTCGCGCCGGGCCCCATCGTCCCGGCGAAAACCGCGCTCCACGCCGCTGGCATCGGCTAG
- a CDS encoding YkgJ family cysteine cluster protein produces MTAVVRSVVRSFKAKYWKEAAAFVRLGGHAVYWESPARARLVVPAPERNDDWTDLGIWSIFDLGLERWTVRKDGKFPGLATVRVPDDALHIVKRRAERDSVHPKATLKVSYDCLACGACCRDNEVVLDEDDMKRFRDAGRAELLKKPWSKRKDGKVILTLKDNGRCHHLRRDNKCKIYDVRPAACSVFPVASECCIAAREYELEVFDGLAPEEWPWPE; encoded by the coding sequence ATGACCGCCGTCGTTCGCAGCGTCGTTCGGAGCTTCAAGGCGAAATACTGGAAAGAAGCCGCGGCGTTCGTGCGCCTCGGTGGGCACGCCGTGTACTGGGAGTCTCCCGCACGCGCACGGCTCGTGGTGCCGGCCCCCGAGCGCAACGACGACTGGACGGACCTCGGCATCTGGTCGATTTTCGACCTTGGGCTCGAGCGCTGGACGGTCCGCAAGGACGGCAAGTTCCCCGGCCTCGCGACGGTGCGCGTGCCGGACGACGCGCTCCACATCGTGAAGCGGCGCGCCGAGCGCGACTCGGTGCACCCGAAGGCCACCCTCAAGGTGAGCTACGACTGCCTCGCTTGCGGCGCGTGCTGCCGAGACAACGAGGTGGTGCTCGACGAGGACGACATGAAGCGCTTCCGCGACGCGGGGCGCGCCGAGCTGCTGAAGAAGCCGTGGTCGAAGCGGAAGGACGGCAAGGTCATCCTCACGCTGAAAGACAACGGGCGCTGCCACCACCTCCGCCGCGACAACAAGTGCAAGATCTACGACGTTCGGCCCGCGGCCTGCTCGGTCTTCCCGGTCGCGAGCGAGTGCTGCATCGCCGCGCGCGAGTACGAGCTCGAGGTCTTCGACGGCCTCGCCCCCGAAGAGTGGCCCTGGCCGGAGTGA
- a CDS encoding MFS transporter gives MKPKVPFPRVFWVAIVLEVIERMAFYGVYINLSVYLGTTVGLSDKEIGSLLGVFALTRSWVPVLTGALSDKLGFRRSLVLSFGLYALAYLSLYGVAGLAGHSLARACAWTTVLAIAVAGAFLKPVIPGTVRRYSPADRRTQGFSIFYASVNAGSVVGKVLAKIVRVLLTLRASIVNSVAASLLGLGVALAAYFEPSSVASEPSPDAAADTEEAPAENVGFFRSLLAVVTEPRLVGFLVIVSGYYLLIEQFYQTFPVYITRMFGEKAPREEISLINPFAIALFQVLVAKLTKKLPPVPAMAFGIFVGAISMALMGSIPTLLGACGSFFVFACAEMIYSPRYYEYVSSFAPKGREGLYMGVALVPFGVGGLVGGVLSGRLIAAYLPKSGGVLRPGVVWGTYAVIGVVCALLLAGFAALFKAPKAREEEPGA, from the coding sequence ATGAAGCCCAAGGTCCCGTTTCCGCGCGTGTTTTGGGTCGCGATCGTGCTCGAGGTGATCGAGCGGATGGCCTTTTACGGCGTCTACATCAACCTCAGCGTGTACCTCGGGACCACCGTGGGCCTGTCCGACAAGGAGATCGGGAGCCTGCTCGGTGTGTTCGCGCTGACCCGCTCCTGGGTGCCGGTGCTGACCGGCGCGCTCTCGGACAAGCTCGGGTTCCGTCGCTCGCTCGTGCTCTCGTTCGGGCTCTATGCGCTCGCGTACCTTTCGCTCTACGGCGTGGCGGGGCTTGCCGGGCATTCGCTCGCGCGGGCTTGTGCGTGGACCACGGTGCTCGCGATCGCGGTCGCCGGCGCCTTCTTGAAGCCCGTCATTCCCGGCACGGTGCGCCGTTATTCCCCGGCCGACCGTCGCACCCAAGGCTTCTCGATCTTCTACGCATCGGTGAACGCGGGGAGCGTCGTCGGCAAAGTGCTCGCCAAGATCGTGCGCGTGCTGCTCACCCTGCGCGCGAGCATCGTGAACTCGGTGGCCGCGTCGCTTCTGGGGCTCGGGGTCGCGCTGGCGGCCTACTTCGAGCCGTCGTCCGTCGCCTCGGAGCCGTCGCCGGATGCGGCCGCCGACACGGAGGAAGCTCCAGCGGAGAACGTGGGCTTCTTTCGGAGCCTGCTCGCTGTGGTGACCGAGCCGCGGCTCGTGGGATTCCTCGTGATCGTGAGCGGGTATTACCTGCTCATCGAGCAGTTTTACCAAACGTTCCCCGTGTACATCACGCGCATGTTCGGGGAGAAGGCCCCCCGCGAGGAGATCTCGCTCATCAACCCCTTCGCGATCGCGCTGTTTCAGGTGCTCGTGGCGAAGCTCACGAAGAAGCTCCCTCCGGTCCCGGCGATGGCGTTCGGCATCTTCGTAGGCGCGATCTCCATGGCGCTGATGGGCAGCATTCCGACGCTGCTCGGCGCGTGCGGAAGCTTCTTCGTGTTCGCGTGCGCGGAGATGATCTACTCGCCGCGCTACTACGAGTACGTGTCGTCGTTCGCTCCGAAGGGGCGCGAGGGGCTCTACATGGGCGTCGCCCTCGTGCCGTTCGGGGTCGGTGGGCTCGTGGGCGGAGTGCTGTCGGGGAGGCTCATCGCGGCCTACTTGCCGAAGAGCGGAGGGGTGCTGCGTCCCGGCGTGGTTTGGGGCACCTATGCCGTCATCGGCGTGGTGTGCGCCCTGCTGCTCGCGGGGTTCGCGGCGCTCTTCAAGGCGCCGAAAGCGAGAGAAGAAGAGCCGGGCGCCTAG
- a CDS encoding AgmX/PglI C-terminal domain-containing protein yields MRASWVLFVAAGLPLVVTVACGGSGAPAVPLPAQEVVLASPAAPSASSASPSSASAPASASAAPSAVASNEDRVDLLHAADVQGGPLGITGTGGSGGTGEGIEAGIGLGTIGHGAGVGSGPPSQATLRQGSVTVRGKLPPEVVMRIVRQHFGRFRLCYEAGLRTKPRLGGVVAVTFAIARDGSVRTSAIDGSSTLSDPAVVACVLGVFPGLSFPQPEQGEVAVWYAIAFTPPPPSPPPASPAKPASSVKPAPSVKPASSRLGESRN; encoded by the coding sequence ATGCGCGCCTCCTGGGTTCTCTTCGTCGCCGCCGGGTTGCCTCTGGTCGTCACGGTGGCGTGCGGGGGATCGGGCGCTCCTGCCGTCCCGCTGCCGGCGCAAGAGGTCGTGCTGGCCTCTCCGGCCGCGCCCTCGGCGTCGAGCGCTTCTCCCTCGTCTGCTTCGGCGCCGGCCTCGGCCAGCGCCGCACCGAGCGCGGTCGCGTCGAACGAGGACAGGGTGGACCTGCTCCACGCGGCCGACGTGCAAGGGGGGCCTTTGGGCATCACGGGCACCGGCGGTTCGGGCGGGACGGGCGAGGGCATCGAGGCGGGGATCGGCCTCGGCACGATCGGGCACGGTGCAGGTGTGGGCTCTGGCCCGCCGTCCCAGGCGACCCTTCGCCAAGGGAGCGTGACCGTGCGGGGGAAGCTCCCTCCCGAGGTCGTCATGCGCATCGTGAGGCAGCATTTCGGGCGTTTTCGCCTCTGCTACGAGGCCGGCCTCCGCACGAAGCCACGCCTGGGCGGGGTGGTCGCCGTGACGTTCGCCATTGCGCGCGACGGCTCCGTGCGCACGAGCGCGATCGACGGATCGTCGACCCTGTCGGACCCGGCCGTCGTGGCGTGCGTCCTCGGGGTGTTTCCTGGGCTGTCGTTCCCGCAGCCGGAACAAGGCGAGGTGGCCGTGTGGTACGCGATCGCGTTCACGCCGCCCCCGCCCTCGCCCCCGCCCGCGTCGCCGGCGAAACCCGCCTCGTCGGTGAAGCCCGCGCCCTCGGTGAAGCCCGCGTCGTCGCGGCTCGGGGAGTCTCGGAACTGA
- a CDS encoding copper oxidase: MASLARVVIAYLLLMVLARSAAAQTAPLPYVPVVTPNGSTLPFVMNRGVKEFRLTAEPVKREFAKGMVVNAWGYNGSTPGPTIEAVEGDRVRIFVTNKLPERTSVHWHGIFLPNGMDGVAGLNQPHIEKNETYVYEFTLRQNGVFMYHPHSDEMVQMALGMMGFFVIHPKVAPTPKVDRHFLVMLHEWYVEPGTATPNPNVMTDFNLFTFNSRVWPGTDPWVVKKGERVQFSFGNLSMDSHPIHVHGYAFEEVGTDGGPVPRSARRPETTVNVPVGATRTVEMVANEEGDWAFHCHKSHHTMNAMSHEIPNMIGVPQPTSLEQKVRSLLPGYMAMGENGMGNMMEMGRPRNTLPMMTGDGPFGPVEMGGMFTILKVRAGITSYADPGWYKHPEGTLPRNLGVLPSSSR, encoded by the coding sequence ATGGCTTCCCTCGCCCGCGTCGTCATTGCGTACTTGTTGTTGATGGTGCTCGCGCGCTCTGCCGCGGCGCAAACCGCTCCGCTGCCCTACGTTCCCGTGGTTACGCCGAACGGCAGCACGTTGCCCTTCGTGATGAACCGCGGCGTAAAGGAGTTTCGGCTCACCGCCGAGCCCGTGAAGCGCGAATTTGCGAAGGGCATGGTCGTCAACGCGTGGGGCTACAACGGGTCCACTCCCGGCCCCACCATCGAGGCGGTCGAGGGCGATCGCGTTCGCATCTTCGTGACGAACAAGCTGCCCGAGCGCACCTCCGTGCACTGGCACGGCATCTTCCTCCCGAACGGGATGGATGGCGTCGCGGGCCTGAACCAGCCGCACATCGAGAAGAACGAGACCTACGTCTACGAGTTTACGCTCCGCCAAAACGGGGTGTTCATGTACCACCCGCACTCGGACGAAATGGTGCAGATGGCGCTCGGCATGATGGGCTTTTTCGTGATTCACCCGAAGGTGGCGCCGACGCCGAAGGTCGACCGCCACTTTCTGGTGATGCTGCACGAGTGGTACGTCGAGCCGGGCACGGCGACTCCGAACCCGAACGTGATGACGGACTTCAACCTCTTCACGTTCAATAGCCGCGTCTGGCCCGGCACGGACCCGTGGGTCGTCAAGAAGGGCGAGCGGGTGCAGTTCTCGTTCGGCAACCTCTCGATGGACAGCCATCCCATCCACGTGCACGGGTACGCGTTCGAGGAGGTGGGGACGGACGGAGGGCCCGTACCGCGTTCGGCGCGCAGACCCGAGACCACCGTGAACGTTCCCGTCGGCGCCACGCGCACCGTGGAGATGGTCGCGAACGAAGAGGGTGATTGGGCGTTTCACTGCCACAAATCGCACCACACGATGAACGCGATGAGCCACGAGATCCCGAACATGATTGGGGTGCCGCAGCCCACGTCGCTCGAGCAGAAGGTGCGTTCGTTGCTGCCGGGGTACATGGCCATGGGCGAGAACGGGATGGGGAACATGATGGAGATGGGCCGCCCGCGAAACACGTTGCCGATGATGACCGGCGATGGTCCGTTCGGCCCGGTCGAGATGGGCGGCATGTTCACCATTTTGAAGGTCCGCGCTGGCATCACGAGCTACGCGGACCCGGGTTGGTACAAGCACCCCGAGGGCACCCTCCCGCGAAACCTGGGCGTGCTCCCTTCGTCCAGCCGATAG
- a CDS encoding TolC family protein has protein sequence MIRQLALTVALSLSIGGCASTSAKPALDEVASTVKSRSGHSLRKGADGADDKEAERAIDGLLARPLTADAAVQVALLLSPHLRAKLEELSIARADYVQAGLLKNPVLGIGKTAWDAEHIDPNLFMTVEQDFLDAVTIPLRKRVAATELEATKLSVADEVLALAAETRTAFYEAQAAEAVAAMRALVDDAAHTAADIARSQHGAGNMNDLSLTNELGLAAQTGLERKRAAVASAVARETLNKHMGTWGKRAGWKLAAKLPDVPPSEPSLERLESRAIADRLDVAAARRNVQAMGYTLSLAKTTRWTGMVSVAVEAGRLRGSERISFGPSVSLEIPLFDQRQAQIAKLEAYHRRAEQNLEALAVDVRADVRAARARMLASRTIVEDYAKGVIPLRENNVRYSQEMYDAMLLGVYQLIQSKQAEYDAYREYIEAVRDYWIARSDLERAVGGRLGTDGAPRASTAPSGPSTNPAAGPSAAPPTSSPSHSNH, from the coding sequence ATGATCCGTCAGCTCGCGCTCACCGTCGCGCTCTCGTTGTCGATAGGCGGGTGCGCGTCGACCTCGGCAAAGCCCGCCCTCGACGAGGTCGCCTCCACGGTAAAGTCGCGGTCGGGGCACTCGCTTCGAAAGGGCGCCGACGGGGCGGACGACAAAGAGGCCGAGCGCGCCATCGATGGCCTGCTCGCCCGTCCGCTCACGGCCGACGCCGCCGTGCAGGTCGCGCTCCTTCTCAGCCCGCACCTGCGCGCGAAGCTCGAAGAGCTCTCGATTGCGCGCGCGGACTACGTGCAAGCGGGTCTCCTGAAGAACCCCGTCTTGGGGATCGGCAAGACGGCGTGGGATGCCGAGCACATCGATCCGAACCTCTTCATGACGGTCGAGCAGGATTTTCTGGATGCCGTGACCATCCCGCTGCGCAAGCGGGTGGCCGCGACCGAGCTCGAGGCGACGAAGCTCTCGGTCGCCGACGAGGTCCTCGCCCTCGCCGCCGAGACACGCACCGCGTTCTACGAAGCGCAGGCTGCCGAAGCGGTCGCGGCGATGCGAGCGCTCGTCGACGACGCCGCGCACACAGCGGCCGATATCGCGCGTAGCCAGCACGGCGCCGGCAACATGAACGACCTGAGCCTCACCAACGAGCTCGGGCTCGCGGCTCAGACCGGCCTCGAGCGCAAGCGCGCCGCGGTCGCCTCCGCGGTCGCACGCGAGACCTTGAACAAGCATATGGGCACGTGGGGAAAGCGCGCGGGGTGGAAGCTCGCGGCGAAGCTCCCGGACGTCCCGCCTTCGGAGCCGAGCTTGGAGCGACTCGAGAGCCGTGCGATCGCCGATCGCCTCGACGTGGCAGCGGCGCGGCGAAACGTGCAGGCAATGGGCTACACGCTCTCGCTCGCGAAGACGACGCGATGGACCGGCATGGTGAGCGTCGCCGTCGAAGCCGGGCGCCTCCGCGGCTCGGAGCGAATCTCCTTCGGGCCGAGCGTTTCGCTCGAAATTCCGCTCTTCGACCAGCGTCAGGCGCAGATCGCCAAGCTCGAGGCGTATCATCGGCGCGCGGAGCAAAACCTCGAAGCGCTCGCGGTCGATGTCCGGGCTGACGTGCGGGCGGCCCGCGCGCGCATGCTCGCGAGCCGAACGATCGTCGAGGACTACGCCAAGGGCGTGATCCCACTTCGCGAGAACAACGTTCGCTACTCCCAAGAGATGTACGACGCCATGCTTCTCGGGGTCTACCAGCTCATCCAGTCGAAGCAGGCCGAGTACGACGCGTACCGCGAGTACATCGAAGCCGTGCGCGACTACTGGATCGCGCGGAGCGATCTCGAACGCGCCGTTGGCGGGCGGCTCGGGACGGACGGCGCGCCACGCGCGTCCACCGCGCCGAGCGGACCGTCGACGAATCCCGCGGCCGGCCCTTCGGCTGCTCCGCCAACATCTTCCCCGAGCCACTCGAATCACTAA
- a CDS encoding heavy-metal-associated domain-containing protein: protein MNPKETELTVDNMTCGACVRHVTTALKAFDGVETVAVDLGTAKVRVTYGAEAPVRADLVTALERAGYPAR, encoded by the coding sequence ATGAACCCGAAAGAGACTGAATTGACCGTAGACAACATGACGTGCGGCGCTTGCGTGCGGCACGTGACGACGGCGCTCAAGGCGTTCGACGGCGTCGAAACCGTGGCCGTCGACTTGGGCACGGCGAAGGTACGCGTTACTTACGGCGCAGAGGCGCCGGTCCGTGCCGACCTCGTGACGGCGCTCGAACGCGCAGGGTATCCCGCTCGCTAG
- a CDS encoding copper-translocating P-type ATPase: protein MSTTPVELDLPVGGMTCASCVRRVETALSRTAGVTSADVNYALGRAKVTYDPSKATRTQIADAIIDAGYDVPKPEVPSEERIELGVLGMTCAACVRRIETAVGAVPGVAKAEVDLVRHVATVAFSPATTSVEAISASIEGAGYEVVRETTSARAGQDSSAARAKAIEDAEERETVSMRRGFIVAAALTVPLLVVAMSHGAMAWTETTFGRWLQLALATPVVLGPGRRFFRLAWVAARHRAADMNTLVALGAGAAWLYSTIALLAPGLFPHAAHGAMPHLYFEAAAAVLTFVLLGKMLEARARKRLSDAVRGLLALQPKVARRVRGDREDEIPIDMLRPGDLVRVRPGERIPADGKIVNGTSAVDEAMLTGESLPIDKVAGDAVHGGTLNQSGAITFRVDRAGKGTALARIVEAVEQAQGSKAPIARLADTVSGIFVPIVLAIAVATFIVWTAIDPTSTGIAVAVERLVAVLVIACPCALGLATPAAVAVGTGRGAELGILVKGGAALEGLSRITSVLLDKTGTVTEGKPKLTDVVAAGGTDPAELLAAAASVEIESEHPLAKAVVAGARDRGAEPRAGESFLSRPGKGVSALVAGREVRVGTASWLREAGADTTALETDAEKLAEAGKTPFFVSIDGKLAGLVAVADTPARGAREAIAALRGLGVRVTMLTGDRERTAKAIAATLGIDAVVAEVGPEDKAGAVADERAKGEVVMMVGDGINDAPALAGAHVGVAIGGGVDVAVAAADVALLREGIASLPIALRLGKATMRTIRRNLFWAFVYNLVGIPIAAGALYPLMGWQLSPVIASAAMSLSSVSVLASSLLLRSFARNDA, encoded by the coding sequence ATGAGCACCACGCCAGTCGAGCTAGACCTGCCCGTAGGCGGAATGACCTGCGCGAGCTGCGTGCGACGCGTCGAGACCGCGCTCTCTCGCACCGCTGGCGTCACCTCCGCCGACGTCAACTATGCGCTCGGGCGAGCGAAGGTTACCTACGATCCTTCGAAGGCGACCCGCACCCAGATCGCAGACGCCATTATCGACGCGGGCTACGATGTCCCCAAGCCGGAGGTCCCGAGCGAGGAGCGGATCGAGCTCGGTGTCCTCGGCATGACGTGCGCCGCCTGCGTGCGCCGCATCGAGACCGCCGTCGGCGCCGTGCCCGGCGTCGCCAAAGCCGAGGTCGATCTCGTTCGCCACGTCGCTACCGTCGCGTTCTCCCCGGCGACCACGTCTGTCGAAGCCATCTCGGCCTCGATCGAAGGTGCCGGATACGAGGTGGTTCGCGAAACCACTAGCGCCCGAGCGGGCCAGGACTCGAGCGCGGCGCGGGCGAAGGCGATCGAGGACGCAGAGGAGCGGGAGACGGTGTCGATGCGGCGCGGCTTCATCGTCGCTGCAGCGCTGACGGTCCCGCTGCTCGTGGTCGCCATGTCGCACGGCGCGATGGCGTGGACCGAGACGACCTTCGGCCGATGGCTCCAGCTCGCCCTCGCGACGCCGGTCGTGCTCGGCCCTGGGCGCCGCTTCTTTCGCCTCGCGTGGGTCGCCGCGAGGCATCGAGCCGCGGACATGAACACGCTCGTCGCGCTCGGCGCGGGAGCGGCCTGGCTCTACTCGACCATCGCGCTCTTGGCCCCCGGCCTCTTCCCTCACGCCGCGCACGGTGCGATGCCGCATCTCTACTTCGAGGCCGCGGCCGCCGTCCTCACGTTCGTGCTCCTCGGGAAGATGCTCGAGGCCCGTGCCCGAAAGCGCTTGTCGGACGCCGTCCGCGGGCTCCTGGCGCTCCAGCCGAAGGTAGCGCGCCGGGTCCGAGGCGACCGCGAGGACGAGATCCCGATCGACATGCTGCGACCGGGGGACTTGGTGCGTGTGCGCCCGGGCGAGCGCATCCCTGCCGACGGCAAGATCGTAAACGGCACGTCGGCGGTGGACGAGGCCATGCTCACCGGAGAGAGCTTGCCGATCGATAAGGTCGCTGGCGACGCCGTACACGGAGGCACGCTCAACCAAAGCGGCGCGATCACCTTCCGTGTCGATCGCGCGGGAAAGGGGACTGCCCTCGCCCGCATCGTGGAAGCCGTCGAGCAAGCGCAGGGCAGCAAAGCTCCGATCGCGCGCCTCGCGGACACGGTGAGCGGCATCTTCGTTCCTATCGTGCTCGCCATCGCCGTCGCGACCTTCATCGTGTGGACGGCGATCGATCCAACGTCGACCGGCATCGCGGTAGCGGTCGAGCGGCTCGTTGCGGTGCTGGTGATCGCCTGCCCCTGCGCGCTCGGCCTCGCCACTCCCGCGGCCGTCGCGGTGGGAACCGGTCGCGGCGCGGAGCTCGGGATCCTGGTCAAAGGAGGGGCTGCGCTGGAAGGGCTCAGTCGGATCACGAGCGTGCTCCTCGATAAGACCGGCACGGTCACCGAGGGCAAGCCCAAGCTCACCGACGTGGTGGCCGCCGGGGGAACGGATCCGGCCGAGCTGCTCGCCGCAGCCGCCAGCGTCGAGATCGAGAGCGAGCATCCCCTCGCAAAGGCCGTGGTCGCCGGGGCGCGCGACCGCGGCGCCGAGCCGCGCGCCGGAGAGAGCTTCCTCAGCCGCCCGGGCAAGGGTGTGAGCGCGCTCGTCGCGGGTCGAGAGGTGAGGGTGGGCACGGCTTCGTGGCTCCGCGAGGCAGGTGCCGACACGACAGCCCTCGAGACCGACGCGGAAAAGCTCGCGGAAGCCGGCAAGACCCCGTTCTTCGTGTCCATCGACGGCAAGCTCGCCGGTCTCGTCGCCGTCGCCGACACGCCCGCCCGCGGCGCGCGCGAGGCCATCGCCGCGCTTCGCGGTCTCGGCGTAAGGGTCACGATGCTCACCGGTGACCGCGAGCGCACTGCGAAGGCGATCGCCGCCACGCTCGGGATTGACGCGGTCGTGGCGGAGGTAGGCCCAGAGGACAAGGCCGGTGCGGTCGCAGACGAGCGCGCCAAAGGCGAGGTGGTGATGATGGTCGGGGACGGCATCAACGACGCTCCGGCGCTCGCTGGCGCGCACGTGGGGGTCGCGATCGGAGGCGGGGTCGACGTCGCCGTCGCTGCGGCGGACGTGGCGTTGCTCCGGGAGGGGATCGCGAGCCTGCCGATCGCGCTCCGGCTCGGTAAGGCGACCATGCGTACGATCCGACGCAATCTATTTTGGGCGTTCGTCTACAACCTCGTCGGCATTCCCATCGCCGCTGGCGCGCTCTACCCGCTCATGGGCTGGCAGCTCTCCCCGGTCATCGCGAGCGCGGCGATGTCCCTCTCGAGCGTGTCGGTCCTCGCGAGCTCGCTCCTGCTGCGCTCGTTCGCGAGAAACGACGCTTGA